The Glycine max cultivar Williams 82 chromosome 3, Glycine_max_v4.0, whole genome shotgun sequence sequence CTCCATCCCTCACCTCTTGCGCTATCCTTCTTACTCTCACTCTCACGCAACCTCTGCGGCAGTGCAGCCATATCGTTGTCATTCTCACTATCATCGCATTCTCGCACTCGCGGTTGCGTTCTTCCAATCACTCTCGTGCTATCATTCTCGTTCTCTCACTCACTCACGAAAGTTTAGTCTTCTATAAATGCTTGTTTCTGTGTTTGGTTTTGATGGTGATGGTAAGCGAGAAGCTAGGGCTCGTTCTTGGTTTTGATGGTGATGGTAATGCTTGTTTCTGTGTTTATGTGCATATTGCTTCTTGTTAATGTTTGTATTACTAACATAAAAATGTTTGTTTCTGTGTATGttactaaaaatatatgttattttctggatatataaatactaatattGGGACTTTGTGCATATTACTAACatgaaaatatttgttaatgaAACTTTGTGTTGATGTGAGAATTCTACCACAACCTTAGGCCCCCAAAATAGAAATATCATTGTTGGTTTTCAAAATAGGAATATCTTTCTGTCACAGACTTTGTTTATGCTGGTGTTAGAATTCTTGGTTTTGCATATTTATTGGTATCATGTTGTTATGTCAAATGTATCAAGCATATTATATTAGTTGAATGGAATAAGCTCCTACATAAGCATGGTGCATAGTCAGTTTGTGAATAGATAACTCAATGGATTTAGTTGGTTTGACAAAATCTACTTAATGGCATGTTTATATTGTAAATGGAGTTTAGAAATGATGGATGAAGATCAATAAAACTAGAAGGAAATGGCTAGCACAATGACGaagattaacaaaaaaacagaaaaaatattcAACATTGTTCATGTTATGGATCAGGTTAAAAAATTCAAGACTattctcaaataaacatgacatgATATTTGCTTATATTACTTTACTTGTTAAATGTAGTTTTATGGTGAAGTCAATAGGTCATTTGTTGTAAGATGGAAGGATGAACTAGATCCTACTTGACATCTGTTACACTTTAGTGGCAACATACACTCTGTTACATATAACCAAGATCTGTTGAGTCCAGTTCTACTAACTAGATGGACAGAACTCACAGAATTCTATGGGCTCACTAGAAATCATTAGATAACCTTGACCCACTTTAGATAGAGTGTTTTCCTCCTCACCATCTTCAAAAGCAACTTTGAACCAAAAGCTTATCCTAAATGACACTCCTTGTACCACCAAGTTTCTAACTCAATCACTTTTAAAGTCCTACTGACTGAGTACAAAGTGACTTACAACAATTTGATGAGTAACTAAGCATTCATTTgtatgtcaaattttaaaatcatatacatatctaATACGAATTTCATGTTAATTTCAAGATGTGTAAAGTACCATGTACTCATTTATAAAAGCTGCAAGAACTTGAAAGATATTATGGAGTGTAGGATAGTTTATAATCATCATAAGAAAACTGCAAAAATTGGAAATGGATAGAGAAATTTTGCATAATCACAGAATTTACTTACTAAGTCTCAGATGTAACTtctaacattattttattttagctttgtttgtaattaaagtacattactactctaatattatcaatttgtaaatttttgtttataagtctTCGTGCTATATTTTGTGAGAAATATTGGAACATGCTAAATACATTTatggtatattttgtttataaatgtttataactactcttgttttattttatgtgtttttttacaACTTGAAATGATAAGTTGtgatataaattaattacaggttgataattaaaaaaacaaataaaatatttttaaaaaaccagaaaacaagaaaaatcgaTATTGTCAGtaaacaacaacatcaatttttgaaaaagctGATGTTGTTTTAGcaaaaaacaacatcagttgttaggaaaatcgatgttattgtTTACtgataacatcagtttttctgaaaaccgatgttggtaagaagaaaacatcggtttttaaacaACCAAGGTTAACATTGATATTTTAACGTTGGTAGTTTCAATATCAATTAATAACCGACGCTAAAAGTCCTTAATAATCGATGTAAAAAgtctattttctaatagtgaactAAGATTATAGAAAAggctaaaattattattttctattgcaCTCCTTTGCATTCTGAAAAGTCCCATTATTGCTTCCTATCATAGCATTATGAAAAGTTTTGTacaaaatgttttataaaacaAGGCATGTGCATGTATCTATATATGTTCATCATAGTTTGTTgggtgaaaaattaaaatagtggGCCGGGCAATCAGAttatagttttcaaaagagttagttaactcaaatatatataaggcccaaaaaaaattgttgttaaaCACAATATACTAATTAATGGACAGTTGATctcaacaattaaaatattttcttcctctatgtCACTATTCATCAGTGGTCGTTAAACATATATTGATAGGGCAAAAATATATTAccgttatttaattatataattttttatatgaattatatgtattttttactaaatattttgaaCTTAAATTCAACATcactaattaagttaaaataatcacAAATCATTTGATCCACGTATATAAAAATTGTTCTATGGTTGTCATATATCGACCAAACATGTACAGTTTTTATGTAATTatccttttcttaattttattctcGTTTTTTCTTCTCTGATCTTTTACTTAGTTTAATCATATGTTGTTGTTTTTCTGAGGGAAAACATATGTTGTTATACGTAATAAGATTgttcatttttcaaataactacttttttataagttatgttatgttaattttcgttCTTAAaaactaaagttttttttttattttgttgttgctgaAAATCTAGCTAAATGAAGGCTCTTTGCCATCCCTTGCGtggatatttgatttttttaaacaggAGGGACTGATCATGTCATCCATATATCAACCACTATATGAAGTAAACTCCTAAAATATTTTGAGGATGAGATCATGGCACGTCAGAAATGAGTATGATAATGTAGAATGAAAACGTGATATATATAGATTGAGAATATTAAATTAAGTCAACTATGTTAAAGACCTGCATGTGGACATGCTAGCTGGGTCAAGTCAATTAATTTGGCACATATAGATATAGTCCTAACTCCTACCAATCCCATCAAGGTCAAGGTACACGCACAAGGCACAACACAACGCATCTTCGTTACTGCATAGATTTATCAAGATCTGCATGCGGCGGCTTAAAATATCAGTTTGGACTTCTGAAGTTCGGAGTTGGACTTTCAAAACACAACGGTTTTCTTCGTTGCGATACGTTGATTAAACTTGATTATTTAGCAATCTGTACGTCGGCATCGACTTTTGTCTTAATAACTTTTAGCTTTCCCgtccttaaatttatttatgttagATTGAGTCGAAATCCACAAAGTACAATTGCATCATTTGCCTCTAGTTGttcttcttttacttttatctttGACAAAGGTTTATAGGATTAGGaggtaaaattaatattagGAATTTAAGATTGATATtgtctgatttttctttttaattaaataactttcTCTGTCTGAAATTAATATTACTAAATAATGTGCTTTCTGTATGGGACCCCATAAAAACATTCACTTCTTAAAATGTGCTGATATGTAAGGTACCAAGGGCATACTAAAACTCAAACTATTGCTTGAAATACTACTTATTAAGGTGTCGTTGCAGTAGAGGCAACGGAAATGAATGGAGATATTTGGTGTGGAGCAAATAGAGCTTAAATCCAAGAAGCAATACAATGGGATCATGCATGCCAATATCTGAAGTCATGGCTACACCAGCTAACTAGCTAGTGTGTGCATCTCGATTAGtggatttaattgattaattattcgATTCAAACCTTGGTCATTAtcgaaaataatttaaaattttcttgtaaggcaaaacaaatttcaacACTCACTTCACAGTTCACACCTCCCTTTATATCTTCTCTTCGATCCGTGTTATTATATAACCTCCAAATAGTGTGAACACTCATTTACATCAAACCAAATTGAAGGTGTCATAATagggacattttttttaataatcaaatttatttattaatatagtaGTACAAAGGAGGCAGCAACGGTCCAACTGTACAATCTTTTAGACTAAATCAGACTTCACATCTTGACCATATATATGATGATATCTACAGGATTAAAACACAGACGGatctgaaaataaaatttctgaCCCATCCAACCTTTCTGCAAATTAAGACCAAGAATGAATGACTTGTATATTTTCAATAATTGCATAATTTGGCTGAAGTACAAAGCCTTAAATTACACGGAAGAAGGATGGAAGTACAGTACACATCCTAATTAATCCTAACATTATTGAAAAGATTAAGTAAAGTATGAACAATTCCAGCTAGCTAATCATACTAGCTAGTCTACAGCAGGGgtgatatacatatatatattcccGCAAGAGGAAAATTGACGTGCTTTCCATCTATATACTTGGAATTAGTAATGAAAAATTGAGCTAATAACTCACTGACGAACATGAATTTCCAGTTAATCAATCATATGGGGATGCTATTACTTTTTTGGTATCAATCTAGAATCCCTGTGACTGATATTGTTATATGAGGACTGAGGCATCTAgcaaaagaatattatttttaatgttttttggtTTGCATGCATAATATTCCTcttcatataattttaaatctacaTTCTTCTTGGTAGAAAAAAAATCTGCATTCTTCTCTATTGAAAATACTTAATTATACGCACGTGAAAATCCCCTGCAACCCAACGGTCGTGAAAGTTTTAATGGGGGACCCATAAAGAAAGCACATTCAGAAGTAATACTTCAGACAGAtagttatttatgtaaaaaacaaaattcagaCAGAGGCACAGAGCtagacttttttcttttcaagaacTTAAATAAAGAGCGTACAGGAATTAGtcataatttatgtaatttagaCAGACATGAGACATGTAATGTGAAAAATATTTGGTTAACGTCAAAGTGGGGCAATAATAAGTCATCTCTTTTTATGTTGAGCTATACTATGCGTGTAtacaaaaaagattaaaaaaaatgagagatacAAATAATTCGTACATTTAAATgatagaattaaaaatatatataggttGTAAACCGTGTGATGATAAGTGAAGTAAAGATTTGACAATTAtgtggaaaaaaataaacaaatatatatataagatattgTAATGCACAGGCTGCTCTGGTTCAACATGgaaatgttattaaaaatttatgtaatagtaaattttcttatttttaattattgggctgaaaattttaaatatcctAGTATTAGTCGGTAGAAAATTTCACTTACCATCATATCAATGCGATGGCGTACAAGACACTTCATAGTTCATAATTCTGGCGTGCATGGCATATTGACGTGATGCACAAAGTTTCATATACGTACATTACACGAATACGGACAAATAAAGGGTAGCTGGTAAAGAACTCTTCTCGTTTGAGAAACCGCGaagaacttaatttcttttttttttatataggcaAAAGAAACTTGTATTATTAAGATAGAAAGATAGTGGCGCCAGAAGTACCCCTGATACAACCAGCCACATAAACCCAGCCTACCAAAAACTACTCGCCGTGAAGAAACCCGTCAAAACCGATCGAGACAAAGACCACCAGCCGAGCATcaccataattaattttagaataaattacacaaatctattttaaaaaactgcacatattttttttttttaaaatatacagaatttttttctgaaatttaagaaaaatacacatatctttccttctttgttaaaatatatctatatTTAATGCTATTATTACTGGTATAAAATTAGTTCATATGATTTTTTGTGTTGGATCATTGATGGCTTGAGTTGaggtaatttcattttttctgaAACTTATAATAGTTCATTTGACTTATGGGTTTATTGAAatgaacttttatttaatttctaaaatctaTAATTGTTCGTTTGGCTTATGAATTTGTCAAATGAGGTTAGTTCAATGGTTTCATTGCTCGTCATCAGGTTCATTTAACTTGTAGGTTTATTGGTATATATGACAGCTTGATTGAATTTTCtgcaatgtgtttttttttttttatcaaaattgccTACTTGAAGGAGAAAGATAAggatattcttaaaaaaaaatactcatgtAAAATGTTTAGACAACATTTAGAAAAATTTGTGTaggttttaaaatgaaaaaaaaatacatgtgtaATTTTCTTAAACCTAGAAAACCTTAAGGAAGGTTTATGTGGGttttaaaatagaaagagagatatctgtaatttatttaaatttaagaaaaagtttgtgtaatttattctttattttatttattgatcaCTTCATCCATATGAgatgaatatgtttttttagacaaagatttcaaatatttatgatgtttaagaattttttttgttaaggatAAGATGGCAAGTTCATAAGGATTTTGAGTAGTAAAAGAAAGGAGGACAACCcatcaaacttaaaaaatttgCGAAGATTGATGTATAAAGcagaattttcaattaattagacatctcaataaaatgatatatttgcAAGAGTTATATTTTTggtgaaatatttttataagattgtttagaattttacttttttttcttatcacattaatatatatatatatatatatatatatatatatatatatatatacacgtggTCTGATTATAATTTGGAAATTACACCAAGAAAATTGTGGATTAGCGACGGAAATTGTCTCTCGCAAATCCCTCCTTGCTATTTCTTTTAAAGACAGATTAATGAGGGATAAATTTGGCAAATCCAATTCAATAATTGGCGACAGGCTAAATCCCtcgaaaaattaacaataacttTTGTGAGAATTTAGTGAGCGCTCTGAGTTTTGTTGTTCTTCTCTTATTAGCATGGACATTGCGAGGAATGAATTATCTCAAATCCCTCACTAACTAGCAAAGAAATATTACTTCCACACAACATTCGCTAATTAGCGAGAAATTTAAGAGGGAATTTTTCCTTGTTAATCCGCAAATTTATTATAGttaacatataaatttaattgtattaaCCATTATAATCAGCCAAGAATGTTCAGCTCTAATACTTCTCTTTTTAAAGTTTTCGTAGAATATTACAAAATGTGATACCTACTAATTActatattttattacttaattcttgaataatttaatgaaacaaataaatacCAGCTTAGAATACCACCatacattatatattattaacacaatttccaaaattttattcaataactcAGGCGTACGGAGAAGATCAGCGAGAGACTGATCACACTCACACACTACACACATAACAGTAATAGAACAAGACAAAGGAAAGACCGCAAGACTGTAATTCATGAATCATAGACATTCAAAGTTAAACCATGATTGATGTTGCATGTTGTCTCCCTCACTTCAACTAATTATATCCGTAATTcatgtttctttattttggtctgatatatatcaatttaatgcAACTTTTCTAGACTCCAGGAAATCCTTTTTTTTAGGCTCTCTGGAGGATACGTACGCAAGAAAGGTCCTAAAATCAGTGTCCATGTAACGCTTGGGATTCGCTTCGTCAACGAGTTTTGGCGACGGTCTCACCGTGCAGTTGAATGGAAGGCTATGCAGCGAAGCCACCGACACCCTACTCTTAGCTTCATTCACCACAACTCTATGCAATACGCTCTTGTATTTTCCATTGCTATATATCTGATCATTCATTCCAACCCATAAAGTAAAATCAGCGCAATACAAACcacaaatatcatatttttactattttatttatgatctCTCTGcaatttcttatgtttttttttagcttAACTTTATTTCccactatttattttaacagcCGCTCTCACCTTTGTCCTATTCAGTTTATAAGATGCAGTACACGCACGCACTCACTGTTAATCACGCAATGCAGTACACACGCAATATTCCCACAAAATCACACcgtaaaaacacaaaataatagtACTAATTTATTAACTTTGTATCTTAACAGAGTTAGTGGTTGATCGATCTAATTctgaaaatattacttttttgttATAGTGATTTATATTTGTGTACCCGTCGATCTTACAAAAATTGTGTGTTAGTTAAAACGCATGTAAGTTGTAactatattaataattagttaTGGATTACCTCTAAGTGATCACCAACATTGACAACGAAGGCATTGGGAATGGGTTGAACAGTGATCCATTTGTCTTGGTGTTGGATTTGCAAGCCTTCTACCTCGTCTTGTAGGAGAAGAGTGAGGAAGCCATAATCGGAGTGAGGGGGTATCCCAAGTGTAAGGTCTGGTTGAGGGCATGCTGGGTAGAAATTGGCTACCATCATTTGGCTCCCATTTTCAAAGTCTTTCAGAATATTGTCTTCCATGATTCCTAAGCTCTCTAGGATGGCATCCATTACCACCAGGAACAAATGTTTGGTTTCTTCTGCGTAGGTGCCCACCACTTTcctggttttaaataaaaattaaaattatgtatgtATGAAAGCCAGCACTTGCATGACAGGCTGTAATTAAAATAACAGTATTCTCACAATATatactttttctctctctatttctCTCCAATATtgcatcatttattttattttttacggtccaaattattatcattatataaTTAGTGAAAACTGAAAACCAATATTGTTGCTTTTGGAccatatttttataacaaaattcagtgataatttgataatttacaagatattaaaagtaaacaatattgtttttttttcctattttgatcagttgttttaaaaaagaatttttatttatctatcatttaaaagtttaaaataacattaaattacaACTTTTTCAATTATGTTCTTAATTAtagatagtttttaaaattttaaaatgacatgAATTACAATAACAAAGGAAATGTTAGAGaaataaataacaacaaaaattaattcaaattaaagagAGATAATTATAAATGgtaaataacataacaaaatacgaaaatgattattatatttcttaatttgtgtATCATATATCTTAataatcaacaaataaaaagaaaaaatgaacttTTTTCCTAAACAACATATACAGAAAATGTAGTTGTCCACTCAAGTATTAGAGAGGGGGAGGGggttaaattaatgaaattacttaattaaatatAGTTATGATTCTATCTAATGAATTGAGGTGAGCCTTGCTTGCTTGCAGTAGTACTCCACAACTCACCGAAAGTCCACTGGTGAAGCAGGCCAATGGGGGAGGAAATCTGGTAAGGGATGGCACAGAAGTTTCAAGAAATCCCTCCAACACAACACAGTGTCTTTGGTTTGGCTGAAGCTGGTCCCACATCGAACCGGTGCTCGCATATCAGTTGTCATGTACTTAGCTCTCTCCTCTAAAGGGAGATCGAAGAACCTACCACTCACATCTATCATGCTCCTCACAACATCCTCCAACATGCAATGATTTACCAGCTGCATCAATCCAACACGCAAAAAACTTCAATCACATCACTTTCTAATTCTTCACAGAATGATTAATTTCGATTCCCTCAAAATCTAATTAAGGTTCtttgaatatataatatatgtatgtaGCTTCACATTCATGCACGAGGCTCCACTTTGTTTCATATCATATCATGCACCAAACACTTAATTAATTACCTGGAAAAATCCATACTGTTGACAAGCATTGGCTAGGGATTGAAGGACTTGGGGCCTATTTGGACCAAGCAATTCGGCAAAATCAATGATGGGTAACTGAAGATTTTGCTTCACAACATTTGGATCTTCCACACTACTCTTGGTGGGTCTTTCGGAAACAGGAAGTATGTACTTTTTAGGTACTGCATTAAGATGACCTTTCTCACACAACTGCTTCACTCCTTTCTGATATTGACTTTCTGGGATATCATCCTTGCCCTTTTGCTCATTTAGTGCCATTGCAGGAGATATATAAATAGGCTCTGATAAATGTTAAGTATTAGCATGTGaaagtaaattatataaaacatcCATATATATAAATGGAGACAAAAACAAACACTATATACTTAATTTTATGCAATTATATAACCAATTAAggcttttgtttatatatatatatatatgcatgtaatCTTGTGCCTGTGGGTGTTGGGAGAGATCAAAATATAATGTGATCTTCTCTTTAATTGGAAAAATTAGAAAGATGAGCATAAATTGAGTTGCTAATGCTAACAGCTACCTTGGTTGAGAAATAGGTAGTATATAATGAGGGTTAGAAGGAGAGAAACTGAAAATAAGCATGAATATGAAGTGTTATTGTTATCAAAATTTTGATGTATATATAgtgaagggaagaaggaaaaGTGGGGCAGGAGCAGCAAGTTTTGAAGAAACCGGTTTGAGAGTTCTGAATTGAACCGGACGACTAATTCCATTCCAAGTTTATTAACAATACCGTTGACAAAAGCTCAGTCAGACCACGGGGGAGGACAGATAATAAGAGCCCATCCATGCAAATTGCTAAAGTGTCTCTTTCTTGGCTTAGCACCTACTACCTCTCTCGATCGGTCTCTCcttgtgtttttattattattagtttgattttgtttgttttcattattataaagtgtcaagaatttaatttaagaaatagTCATTATAGAAACTCATGTATATAGATATATACTTACTAGTATATATAGCTGACTTTTGGTGTGCATATTATTAATTTGGGTAATAATACCGGTATACCTCTTTTAGCGCATAGGGTAAGTAGAAGAAAGagattagaaaaaagaaaataaaagacataataaattatagaatggaaaataaaaaatgaaatagaaaaaacaaataaatgtgcATGGTTATATTTATTCTAATAATATATCACTTCtctaaatgaaactaaattcataTCCTATGAATAAGATTATATGTTCTaagtattgaaaataaaaaaaataaattttactaattaaagttaattaattaattttttttggcaaaaataattattaagaaaGTCAAAAGATACTTATATATCCTTTATCATTGGATCAAACCCAATTAATTAACAACGATTATATCATCTTATCTcacttgattttattttaattttagtatttatataattCGACCAGAGAAATTATGTATACTCTAATTGTAATTGGATTAAGTCACCTAACTATACAAGACTCCATTCAATATATTGATATACTTAACTAATTAGGCTCTTAAGTAATCATACCTTATCATATTCTATcaaatcttaattaatataaCTTGTCACATCTCATCATAACTTACTTTTGGAAATTAAAGAGATATTTCATGATATCATATTTCTTTAATGTTTTGAGCAAGTTACCACTAACTCTAATCTTATTTGAAAAAGTTCATCCCTAAACAACTTTGTACTGATAACTgactcaaaatatatttattctattaaaatattttttggtgtACTTGTTTTTTTAATGGCAGTCTCTTTTCCCACTTTTTCCATCCGATTTGGCTAAAGTCAGTTAAGTATAGCAGCCTTCATTTCATTATCATGCCTTTTCTCATAATAACTTCGTTTGTTTTTGAA is a genomic window containing:
- the LOC100782572 gene encoding probable 2-oxoglutarate-dependent dioxygenase SLC1, which codes for MALNEQKGKDDIPESQYQKGVKQLCEKGHLNAVPKKYILPVSERPTKSSVEDPNVVKQNLQLPIIDFAELLGPNRPQVLQSLANACQQYGFFQLVNHCMLEDVVRSMIDVSGRFFDLPLEERAKYMTTDMRAPVRCGTSFSQTKDTVLCWRDFLKLLCHPLPDFLPHWPASPVDFRKVVGTYAEETKHLFLVVMDAILESLGIMEDNILKDFENGSQMMVANFYPACPQPDLTLGIPPHSDYGFLTLLLQDEVEGLQIQHQDKWITVQPIPNAFVVNVGDHLEIYSNGKYKSVLHRVVVNEAKSRVSVASLHSLPFNCTVRPSPKLVDEANPKRYMDTDFRTFLAYVSSREPKKKDFLESRKVALN